The genomic window AGGGTTTGGCGCGACTCTGCATCGGGTTTGTCCTGGCAGGTCGCGGCTTGGTGCACATTTGTTCCGAAATTGAAACGATTTATTGAAATATAAGTAATTGTTCTAAATTTGATGGCAAATACAATGGGCGCCATCAAGCAAAAACCGGCGCTGTTGCCGGCCTGCTTTCTCTTCAGGAAACGCCCATGAACAGCCAAGTCATCTCCCTGTACAAGAAACGCCGATCCCAGTACGCCCTGGGCAAGCAGCTGCCGATCAGCCAGGACGACACCAGCAACCTGATCAAGCAGGCCATGCGCGAAGCGCCGTCGGCCTTCAATGCCCAGTCCTCGCGCGCGCTGATCCTGTTCGGTGACCACAGCCAGAAGTTCTGGGAGCTGACCAAGGAAGAACTGCGCAAGATCGTTTCCGCCGAGGGCTTTGCCGCCACCGAGGCCAAGCTCAACAGCTTTGCCGCCGGCGCCGGCACGGTGCTGTACTTCGTTGATACCGACGTGGTGAAGGGCCTGCAGGAGCAGTTCGCCCTGTATGCAGACAATTTCCCGGTGTGGGCCGAGCAGTCCAACGGCATGGCCCAGTTCGCGGTGTGGACCGCGCTGGCCGATGCCGGCGTAGGCGCCAGCCTGCAGCACTACAACCCGCTGGTCGACGAAATGGTGCGCAAGCACTGGGGCGTGAACAGCAACTGGCAGCTGCGCGCGCAGATGCCGTTCGGTTCCAATGAAGCGGCCCCGGGCGAAAAGACCTTCATGGAAGACGAAGCACGTTTCAAGGTTTTCGGCTGATCCACGCCGGCGCGGTTCTCTCCCCCGCGCGCCGATGGCAGTCGAACGGGCCCACCGGCTAACGCCGGTGGGCCTTTTTTGTAGTGCCGAGCCTTGCTCGGCAGGGGCTTCATGCACAGTCCGGACGTTGTCGGTAAGGCTCCAGCCGAGCATGGCTCGGCTCTACAGACGCGGGATTGGGTAGTGCCGAGCCATGCTCGGCAGGGGCTTCATGCACAAATCCCGACGTTGCTGGTAACGCCCCAGCCGAGCATGGCTCGGCTCTACAGAAGCTGGGTTGCGTAGTGCCGAGCCATGCTCGGCAGAGGCCTCATGCACAAATCCAGATGCTGCCGGTAACGCCCCAGCCGAGCATGGCTCGGCTCTACAGAAACTTGGATTGCGTAGTGCCGAGCCATGCTCGGCAGAGGCTTCATGCACAGTCCGGACGTTGCCGGTAAGGCTCCAGCCGAGCATGGCTCGGCGCTACAAAAGCTGGATTTCAGGCCGTTTGCTGCATGCCTGCGGTTTCACCGGCTATCAGTGCGTCGAAATAATCGCGGGTCAGGCGTATCTGCGCGTCTGCGCTTTCCGCTGCATTGACCACCACGCGGAAGGCGGCGTTCTCGGGCCGGTCTTTGGCGTACCAGCCGAGGTGCTTGCGGGCGATGCGTACGCCCTGCGGCTCGCCGTAGAAGGCGTGCAGGTCGTTGAGATGGCCGAGCAGAATGTCGCGCACTTCCTCCACCGAGGGCGGTGGCAGCTCCTCGCCGGTGGCCAGGTAGTGGGCGATTTCGCGGAAGATCCACGGCCGGCCCTGCGCGGCACGGCCTACCATCACCGCATCGGCGCCGGTGAGCTTGAGGACATGTTCGGCCTTGCGCGGTGAATCCACATCGCCATTGGCCAATACCGGAATCTTCAGCATCGCCTTGATCGCGGCGATGGTCTCGTATTCGGCTACACCGGTGTAGTGCTGGTCGCGGGTGCGGCCATGGATGGCCAGCGCGGCGATGCCACTGTCCTCGGCGATGCGGGCGATGCTGGGCGCATTGCGCACATCGGCGCACCAGCCGGTGCGGATCTTCAGCGTGACCGGCACCTCGACGGCGTTGACCACCGCTTCCAGGATGCGTGCCACCAGGGCTTCGTCACGCATCAAGGCCGAGCCGGCCCAGGCATTGCACACCTTCTTGGCAGGGCAACCCATATTGATGTCGATGATCTGCGCGCCGTTGTCGACGTTGTAGCGCGCGGCCTCGGCCAGCTGCTGCGGTTCGGTGCCGGCAATCTGCACGCTGATCGGTGCCGGTTCGCCGGCATGGTCCATGCGATGAAGCGATTTGCGGGTATTCCAGAAGCGCGGGTCGCTGATGGTCATTTCCGAGGCGGCCAAGCCCGCGCCCAGCCGTTTGCACAGCTGACGGAAGGGCTTGTCGGTGACGCCGGCCATGGGCGCGAGCACCACATTGGGTGCAATGGTGTAGGGGCCGATCTGCATGGGCGGTATTGTACGGCGCTGGCTGCAACCCAGGCTGTAGGAGCAGCGTCAGCCGCGAAGCTGGGAGTGCTTGAAAGGCCTCAGAGCCTACCCCTCCCCAACCCTCCCCTGCTGCGCAAGGGAGGGAGCAAAGCCGTGAAGTCGGGAGTACTTGAAAGGCCGTAGGCCTACTCATCCCCAACCCTCCCCTGCTGCGCAAGGGAGGGAGCAAAGCCGTGAAGCCGGGAGTACTTGAAAGGCCGTAGGCCTACTCATCCCCAACCTCCCTTGCTGCGCAAGGGAGGGGGCAAAGCCGAGCCTCAGGCGTCGGCCGGGGTCATCTTCGGCATCGACAAGGCGGCGCCTTCGCTCTCGGTGGAGCGGGCGGCGTACTGGTTGGCGAAGCGCACGTGCTTGATGAACGAAGCCTCCGGTGCCTGCGCCAGTGAGGCGGCCAGGGCGCCGTTGAAGGCATCGCCGGCGCCGGTGGTGTCCACCACCTGCACCGATTCGGCGGCCACCCGGTAGTACGGCTGGCTGTCGCTGCGCAGCTTGTCTTCATCGTGCGAGACAAACACGCCGACCGCGCCCAGCGTCACCACCACGGTGTTGCCGGACAGCTTGCGGCACAGCGCGTGCAGGCTGGCGCCATCCAGCGTTGCCACATCGTCGGCCTCGATGCGCTCGCCGACATGACGGCCCAGCAGGGCGGCAAACTCGGT from Stenotrophomonas nitritireducens includes these protein-coding regions:
- a CDS encoding nitroreductase family protein — its product is MNSQVISLYKKRRSQYALGKQLPISQDDTSNLIKQAMREAPSAFNAQSSRALILFGDHSQKFWELTKEELRKIVSAEGFAATEAKLNSFAAGAGTVLYFVDTDVVKGLQEQFALYADNFPVWAEQSNGMAQFAVWTALADAGVGASLQHYNPLVDEMVRKHWGVNSNWQLRAQMPFGSNEAAPGEKTFMEDEARFKVFG
- the dusB gene encoding tRNA dihydrouridine synthase DusB; this encodes MQIGPYTIAPNVVLAPMAGVTDKPFRQLCKRLGAGLAASEMTISDPRFWNTRKSLHRMDHAGEPAPISVQIAGTEPQQLAEAARYNVDNGAQIIDINMGCPAKKVCNAWAGSALMRDEALVARILEAVVNAVEVPVTLKIRTGWCADVRNAPSIARIAEDSGIAALAIHGRTRDQHYTGVAEYETIAAIKAMLKIPVLANGDVDSPRKAEHVLKLTGADAVMVGRAAQGRPWIFREIAHYLATGEELPPPSVEEVRDILLGHLNDLHAFYGEPQGVRIARKHLGWYAKDRPENAAFRVVVNAAESADAQIRLTRDYFDALIAGETAGMQQTA